Proteins encoded by one window of Anaerolineales bacterium:
- a CDS encoding PD-(D/E)XK nuclease family protein → MTRQLPPAFHFSQSSLQDFVDCARRFQLRYLMEQDYPAPAAEPLMATEDAAELGKRFHLRMERYWRGAPLPPLDWASPLGRWWAAFEANPPPNIPSTHRRPEITLSARLGDQRFTATFDLLAYDADGTVVILDWKTSKRTPLKLLNRRLQTILYPLLFVEASAGLIGRHVAPEQVQLVYWFAEDGGATETFSYNAERMDEDRRYLDAVITRLLTLDVTVFPLTENERLCRLCQYRSLCGRGVKAGGIDEIAETYPDVDELRGVLAVDADSQDFVL, encoded by the coding sequence ATGACACGCCAACTGCCACCTGCTTTTCACTTTAGTCAATCAAGCCTTCAAGATTTTGTGGATTGCGCCCGTCGTTTTCAACTCCGCTACCTCATGGAGCAGGATTATCCTGCCCCCGCTGCCGAACCACTCATGGCGACAGAAGATGCCGCCGAATTGGGCAAGCGCTTTCATTTACGAATGGAGCGCTATTGGCGTGGAGCGCCCCTTCCGCCCCTTGATTGGGCATCTCCGTTAGGGCGTTGGTGGGCGGCATTTGAGGCAAACCCGCCCCCCAATATTCCAAGCACTCACCGTCGTCCAGAGATCACACTGTCCGCCCGCTTGGGGGATCAGCGCTTCACAGCAACCTTCGATCTGCTTGCCTATGATGCCGATGGCACAGTGGTGATCCTCGATTGGAAAACCTCCAAGCGAACACCGCTCAAACTGTTGAATCGCCGTCTACAGACGATTCTTTACCCACTTCTCTTCGTTGAGGCGTCAGCCGGACTCATCGGACGACACGTTGCCCCTGAACAGGTGCAGTTGGTCTATTGGTTTGCCGAAGATGGTGGGGCAACAGAAACTTTCTCCTACAACGCAGAGCGTATGGACGAGGACAGGCGCTATCTTGACGCGGTAATTACACGCCTTTTGACCCTCGATGTGACGGTGTTTCCTCTGACCGAAAATGAGCGTTTGTGCCGTCTATGCCAATACCGTTCCCTGTGTGGGCGCGGGGTGAAGGCAGGCGGCATTGATGAGATTGCCGAAACCTATCCCGATGTGGACGAACTGCGCGGGGTTTTAGCCGTTGATGCAGACAGCCAGGATTTTGTCTTGTGA
- a CDS encoding sulfite exporter TauE/SafE family protein, whose amino-acid sequence MPGIIAFVLHSSLGVVIGTILGFLGGGGAILTVPALVYIVGLPLQAATTTSLIIVGTTSAAGVLLHRAQGTVNWRIAILFGGAGMVAAYWGASFSKALPPALRMVMFAVLMILIGGLMLRRRPMAHPEPGVGILTGAVLKSAPPPPDSPLDVRVVLGSGMGVGLLTGLLGVGGGFLIVPTLVMILHLPMNYAVSTSMMIITMNSLAGFLGQLNNVAIDLHIVGVFAVAGIVGAVFGAKLGQHTDPERLRALFALFVTGLGLVLFVGNIGALLR is encoded by the coding sequence ATGCCCGGCATAATTGCATTCGTTCTGCATAGCAGTTTGGGCGTTGTGATCGGCACAATCTTAGGCTTTCTTGGTGGGGGCGGCGCGATTCTCACTGTTCCCGCCCTTGTCTATATTGTTGGGCTGCCGCTTCAAGCAGCGACAACCACATCCTTGATTATCGTTGGGACAACCAGCGCAGCGGGGGTGCTTCTCCACCGCGCACAAGGGACGGTCAATTGGCGCATCGCTATTTTGTTTGGCGGGGCGGGGATGGTTGCTGCCTATTGGGGGGCAAGTTTTTCTAAAGCGCTCCCACCTGCTCTGCGAATGGTCATGTTTGCGGTGCTGATGATCCTCATCGGCGGGTTGATGTTGCGCCGCCGTCCAATGGCTCACCCTGAACCGGGCGTTGGCATCCTGACCGGGGCAGTGCTTAAATCCGCTCCGCCCCCCCCCGATAGCCCGTTGGATGTTCGTGTCGTTCTTGGAAGTGGGATGGGTGTTGGCTTGCTGACAGGGTTGTTAGGTGTTGGGGGAGGCTTTCTGATCGTTCCCACCCTTGTGATGATCCTTCACCTACCGATGAATTATGCCGTTAGCACATCGATGATGATCATTACAATGAACAGCCTTGCCGGATTTTTAGGGCAGTTGAACAATGTGGCGATTGATCTGCACATTGTTGGGGTTTTTGCCGTCGCTGGAATTGTGGGGGCGGTGTTTGGGGCAAAACTAGGACAACACACCGACCCCGAACGCCTTCGTGCCCTTTTTGCCCTCTTTGTGACAGGGTTGGGGCTGGTCTTGTTTGTGGGAAATATCGGTGCGCTCTTGAGGTAG
- a CDS encoding MBL fold metallo-hydrolase, with protein MRLAYFYDDRLAQASYLVGCAATGEALVIDPARDITPYLALADQEGLRITHVTETHIHADFVSGVRELAAITGATLYLSDMGDADWKYADAHAPNVRLLYDGDTFMVGNVRIEVLHTPGHTPEHLSFQFTDTAAADKPMGIFTGDFLFVGDVGRPDLLEVAAGISGTKDPGARQQFHTVQRFKSLPDYLQILPGHGAGSACGKALGAIPSTTLGYEKLFNPAFQFTDEDAFVRWLLDGQPEAPRYFAQMKSVNKAGAALLRTLPHPAPMDKTALRAAIQNGDLVIDLRARNDFAEAHLPGTISIPAASRNFTTYVGWFVDYTRPTYLILDRGAVLPDMLTALRGIGVDQVSGYALADRILDEGETLPTITVPELAARLPSEVITILDVRGQSEFCEGHIAGAQHLPLGDLPLRLDALPKDHLIVAQCSSGYRSQIAASWLRAKGFTNVVTLGEGKRVWEHAFRTAVCPA; from the coding sequence ATGCGTTTAGCCTATTTTTATGATGATCGCCTCGCCCAAGCATCCTACCTTGTAGGCTGTGCGGCGACGGGCGAGGCACTCGTGATCGACCCCGCACGAGATATCACGCCCTACCTTGCCCTTGCCGACCAAGAGGGGCTGCGGATCACCCATGTCACCGAAACGCACATCCACGCCGATTTCGTCAGCGGCGTGCGTGAGCTTGCCGCTATCACCGGAGCAACGCTCTACCTCAGCGATATGGGCGACGCCGATTGGAAATATGCTGATGCCCACGCCCCAAATGTACGGCTTCTCTATGATGGCGATACCTTCATGGTTGGTAATGTGCGCATCGAAGTGCTGCACACTCCCGGACACACCCCTGAGCACCTCAGTTTTCAGTTCACCGATACCGCCGCCGCCGATAAGCCAATGGGTATCTTCACCGGCGACTTTCTCTTTGTGGGTGATGTGGGTCGCCCCGATTTGCTCGAAGTGGCAGCGGGCATCAGCGGAACAAAAGACCCCGGCGCACGCCAGCAGTTCCATACTGTCCAGCGGTTTAAGAGTCTCCCTGATTACCTTCAAATTTTGCCCGGACACGGCGCGGGAAGCGCTTGTGGCAAGGCGCTAGGCGCAATTCCCTCAACAACGCTTGGCTACGAAAAGCTGTTTAACCCTGCCTTCCAATTCACCGATGAGGATGCGTTCGTCCGCTGGCTTTTAGATGGGCAGCCAGAAGCCCCGCGCTACTTTGCCCAAATGAAGAGCGTGAACAAAGCGGGGGCAGCCCTGCTGCGCACGCTCCCTCACCCCGCACCAATGGACAAAACCGCCCTGCGTGCGGCGATCCAGAACGGCGATCTGGTGATTGACCTCCGCGCACGGAATGATTTTGCCGAAGCCCACCTACCGGGGACGATCAGTATTCCGGCAGCCAGCCGCAACTTCACCACCTATGTCGGTTGGTTTGTGGATTACACCCGCCCCACCTACCTGATTCTTGATCGGGGTGCTGTCCTTCCCGACATGCTCACCGCTTTGCGGGGAATCGGCGTTGATCAGGTGAGCGGGTACGCCCTTGCCGATAGAATTCTTGATGAGGGTGAAACACTCCCAACGATTACTGTCCCAGAGCTTGCCGCACGCCTGCCCTCAGAAGTAATCACCATCCTTGATGTGCGTGGGCAAAGTGAATTCTGCGAAGGGCATATCGCTGGAGCGCAGCACCTCCCGCTTGGCGATCTCCCCCTTCGCCTAGACGCCCTTCCCAAAGATCACCTCATTGTCGCCCAATGCAGCAGCGGCTACCGTTCGCAGATCGCCGCCAGTTGGCTGCGGGCGAAGGGTTTCACGAATGTTGTCACGCTTGGCGAGGGGAAACGGGTTTGGGAACACGCTTTTCGGACGGCAGTATGCCCGGCATAA
- a CDS encoding imidazolonepropionase has protein sequence MIVDRIVDRIGQLCVMPAHEGKPQRGEYLGDLGLIQNAAVAMLHGRIVAVGEREAVLAAYSPNAITDAEGRLVTPGLVDPHTHMVWAGDRAAELEQRINGATYMEINAAGGGINRTVRETRAATLESLINQTAPRLLRALQHGTTTLECKTGYGLNTATEITLLNAIALLDMEQRIDLVPTFMGAHDIPPEFAEDSDGYVDLIVNEMIPKVAVWKAELYPGILYCDVFCEQGAFSVAQTERIFEMARMAGMTPRLHADEFAALGGVPLAVAAGARSVDHLLVTPVDQVRLLAASETIATLLPATPFGLGITNTAPARALIEAGAVVALGTDCNPGTAWCENMQFVLALAARNLGMTPAQSLAAATINAAFAVDRGDQVGSIEVGKKADLVLWDAEDYRFLAYRFGGNLAHTVIKDGEIAYQS, from the coding sequence ATGATTGTTGATCGAATTGTGGATCGGATTGGGCAGTTGTGTGTCATGCCTGCTCATGAGGGGAAACCCCAGCGTGGGGAATATTTGGGCGATTTAGGGTTGATTCAAAACGCCGCTGTTGCCATGCTTCATGGGCGAATTGTTGCCGTTGGCGAACGCGAGGCAGTTCTTGCCGCCTACTCCCCCAACGCGATCACCGATGCCGAAGGGCGCTTGGTCACACCGGGGTTGGTCGATCCCCACACCCATATGGTGTGGGCAGGGGATCGCGCTGCCGAACTGGAACAGCGCATCAACGGGGCAACCTATATGGAAATTAATGCGGCAGGGGGGGGAATTAACCGGACTGTCCGCGAAACCCGCGCCGCCACCTTAGAATCGTTGATCAACCAAACCGCGCCGCGCCTTCTTCGCGCCCTTCAGCATGGGACAACCACCCTTGAATGTAAGACCGGTTACGGCTTAAACACGGCGACTGAGATCACGCTACTGAACGCTATTGCTTTGCTAGATATGGAGCAGCGCATCGATCTTGTCCCCACCTTTATGGGGGCGCACGATATTCCTCCAGAGTTTGCCGAGGATAGTGATGGCTATGTCGATCTGATTGTGAATGAGATGATCCCGAAGGTAGCCGTTTGGAAGGCAGAACTCTATCCGGGCATTCTTTATTGCGATGTTTTTTGCGAGCAAGGCGCTTTCAGCGTTGCCCAAACAGAACGTATTTTTGAGATGGCGCGAATGGCGGGGATGACCCCCCGGTTACACGCTGATGAGTTTGCCGCTCTCGGCGGTGTTCCTCTCGCCGTAGCAGCCGGCGCACGGAGTGTGGATCATCTCTTGGTAACGCCAGTGGATCAGGTGCGTTTACTCGCGGCATCGGAGACAATCGCTACCTTGCTGCCCGCCACGCCGTTTGGCTTGGGAATCACCAACACCGCCCCCGCCCGCGCTTTGATCGAAGCCGGGGCGGTGGTTGCCTTAGGAACGGATTGCAACCCCGGCACCGCCTGGTGTGAGAACATGCAGTTTGTCTTGGCGTTGGCAGCACGAAATTTGGGGATGACGCCCGCACAATCCCTTGCCGCTGCCACAATCAACGCCGCCTTTGCCGTAGATCGCGGTGATCAAGTGGGTAGTATCGAGGTTGGCAAGAAAGCCGATCTCGTCCTTTGGGATGCCGAAGATTACCGCTTTTTGGCGTATCGTTTTGGTGGAAATTTAGCCCACACGGTCATAAAAGACGGCGAGATCGCCTACCAGAGTTAA
- a CDS encoding glycosyltransferase family 4 protein, with protein sequence MRVLMISKACVVGIYQRKLEQIAALGVDLMLVVPPVWADKSGAIPLERAHMKGYQVAVIPPRFNGNYHLHVYPGLGRLIQEWQPDIVHSDEEPYNLATWQALWHARRIGAKTLYFSWQNICRRYPPPFSWGERWVLYRADQGIMGTESAAEVFRAKGHRGGLTVIPQFGVDLADFPFRPHTIDPQGERDGAERVVGFIGRLVPEKGVDLLLRAAQEVIAGGQAIRLMIVGQGSEREALERLAATLGIAEQVTFFGHVPSLQMPTLYPQLDVLCLPSRTLPTWKEQFGRVILEAMASGVPVIGSDSGAIPDVIGDAGVIVPEENPHALAEALRGLLSDPARHADLAQKGRARVEAYFTHQRIAEATVRVYERLWRKPL encoded by the coding sequence ATGCGCGTTCTGATGATTTCCAAAGCCTGTGTGGTGGGTATTTACCAACGAAAATTGGAGCAGATCGCCGCACTTGGCGTTGACCTGATGCTTGTTGTGCCACCCGTTTGGGCGGATAAAAGTGGGGCGATTCCGCTTGAACGCGCTCATATGAAGGGGTATCAGGTGGCGGTGATTCCTCCGCGTTTCAATGGAAACTACCATCTTCATGTCTACCCTGGGTTGGGTCGCCTGATCCAAGAGTGGCAACCAGACATCGTTCATAGTGATGAAGAACCTTACAATCTCGCCACATGGCAAGCGCTCTGGCACGCCCGACGAATCGGGGCAAAAACGCTTTATTTTAGTTGGCAGAACATCTGCCGCCGTTACCCGCCGCCTTTTTCGTGGGGGGAGCGATGGGTCTTGTATCGTGCTGATCAGGGCATTATGGGAACAGAAAGTGCCGCAGAGGTCTTTCGAGCAAAAGGGCATCGCGGCGGGTTGACGGTGATCCCGCAGTTTGGCGTTGATTTGGCAGATTTTCCTTTCCGTCCGCACACCATTGACCCACAGGGGGAAAGGGACGGCGCGGAACGAGTCGTCGGCTTTATTGGAAGGCTTGTTCCCGAAAAGGGCGTTGATCTCTTGCTGCGGGCGGCGCAGGAGGTGATCGCGGGAGGGCAAGCAATTCGTCTTATGATCGTTGGGCAAGGGAGCGAACGGGAAGCCCTAGAACGCTTGGCGGCGACACTTGGCATTGCTGAACAAGTGACCTTTTTCGGGCATGTGCCGTCGCTGCAAATGCCCACCCTTTACCCCCAATTGGATGTCCTCTGTTTGCCCTCACGGACGCTGCCAACATGGAAAGAGCAGTTCGGGCGGGTGATCCTAGAGGCAATGGCATCGGGTGTCCCGGTCATTGGCTCAGACAGTGGGGCAATTCCCGATGTGATTGGGGATGCAGGCGTTATTGTCCCAGAGGAAAACCCGCACGCCCTAGCTGAAGCGCTGCGGGGGCTACTCTCCGATCCAGCGCGACACGCTGATCTTGCCCAGAAGGGGCGGGCGCGGGTAGAGGCGTACTTCACCCATCAACGCATTGCCGAGGCGACAGTGCGCGTTTACGAACGCCTTTGGCGGAAGCCTTTATGA
- a CDS encoding NYN domain-containing protein — MISHLDFCIGGGNIIGSFSVSVKAVRRPMSSPNPVFAVFIDGDNISTTRFIEVWKKLKKNLNPRMAKVFFGKNSLDQWEKTAGQHGIHPVWVPSNTGSGKNSVDISLVIDVMEMHYTQKDITHFCIIASDSDYTALATRLKNEGKYVLGIGEKNTPPTLRSACSRFLEFDEIVPPDPDVTQNKPVETIPSVQTKPAPSTANGDNKKPTAASPSVQTKPTPSGNEKKLAPSPAVNTQPNTEPPPKSPFDSLFLRALINAHQSIPASSQTNDGWIQLPALMAEVKKQPTNAQLSSKEVAMMVTSFATVFPKWFEIEEQSDTKPVSHRLRLPQEIGLYMVLAAYVSVVKNPNVESTGGWVKPTSIGQALKDLFPVTPIRYKGSSKLQKVLEEISKDNPGLIPHRVKGSIFEILINRIT, encoded by the coding sequence ATGATTTCCCATCTTGATTTTTGTATTGGGGGGGGTAATATTATAGGCAGTTTCTCTGTATCAGTGAAAGCTGTGCGCCGCCCTATGTCTTCACCCAATCCTGTCTTTGCCGTTTTCATTGATGGGGACAACATATCCACGACACGATTTATAGAGGTATGGAAAAAGCTAAAAAAGAATCTAAACCCTCGTATGGCGAAGGTCTTTTTTGGTAAAAACTCACTGGATCAGTGGGAGAAAACTGCTGGACAGCACGGAATACATCCCGTTTGGGTGCCAAGCAATACCGGATCAGGTAAAAATAGTGTTGATATCTCCCTTGTGATTGATGTCATGGAGATGCACTACACCCAAAAAGATATTACACACTTTTGCATCATCGCTAGTGACTCCGATTATACGGCATTGGCAACGCGACTCAAAAATGAGGGCAAGTATGTGTTAGGGATTGGCGAAAAGAATACACCGCCAACCCTTCGCAGCGCTTGTTCACGCTTTCTCGAGTTCGATGAGATAGTGCCGCCGGACCCAGATGTTACCCAAAACAAACCGGTAGAAACAATACCTTCGGTACAGACCAAGCCCGCACCGTCCACAGCCAATGGCGACAATAAGAAGCCAACCGCCGCCTCGCCTTCGGTACAGACTAAGCCCACACCTAGTGGGAACGAAAAAAAACTAGCACCCTCGCCAGCCGTAAATACGCAGCCAAACACCGAACCGCCTCCCAAAAGCCCTTTTGATTCTCTGTTTCTGAGAGCGTTGATTAACGCACATCAAAGCATTCCCGCGTCTTCACAAACAAATGATGGATGGATTCAACTGCCCGCCTTGATGGCTGAGGTCAAAAAACAACCTACGAACGCTCAATTGAGTTCAAAAGAAGTGGCAATGATGGTGACATCTTTCGCCACTGTGTTCCCCAAATGGTTTGAAATTGAGGAGCAATCGGATACAAAGCCAGTGTCTCATCGCCTGCGATTGCCTCAAGAGATTGGGCTTTACATGGTTTTGGCGGCATATGTCAGTGTCGTTAAAAACCCGAACGTAGAAAGCACAGGGGGGTGGGTAAAACCAACGTCTATCGGTCAGGCATTGAAGGATTTGTTTCCAGTTACCCCTATTCGCTATAAAGGGTCATCGAAACTTCAAAAAGTGCTTGAAGAAATAAGCAAGGATAATCCCGGACTGATTCCACATAGAGTGAAAGGCAGCATTTTTGAAATCCTGATTAATCGCATTACCTAA
- a CDS encoding SUMF1/EgtB/PvdO family nonheme iron enzyme, with translation MNRRQVSLGILVTIMSIIVITGGRRVMGDTPSAGDSRTDDKGIAQVFVPPGCFIMGTDYKEAQALIKTLNAPSWVASALQYESPARETCLTKGYWIDTYEVTNKAYGAFVEDGGYTTEAHWSPDGLKWLKRQNVSKLPLPCEFSEDDFPRLCVTWYEAEAYAHWRGGRLPTEAEWEFAARGTESLMYPWGNEFDPLKANVVGTKAPMPVGSYPEGISWVGAHDMAGNAMEWVADWLSADYPRLKIKEDPTGPESGLRKMEKGGWWGSNGFVARSAYKHFEDPPNYQDHHIGFRIVTPLEESIAEKQP, from the coding sequence ATGAACCGCCGACAGGTCAGTTTGGGAATATTAGTGACGATAATGAGCATTATCGTGATCACAGGAGGCCGGCGAGTAATGGGGGATACACCAAGCGCGGGAGACAGCCGCACCGATGATAAAGGCATTGCCCAAGTCTTTGTTCCGCCGGGCTGTTTTATCATGGGGACAGATTACAAAGAGGCACAGGCGTTGATCAAAACACTGAATGCGCCGTCATGGGTGGCAAGTGCGCTCCAATATGAATCCCCCGCCCGTGAAACATGCTTGACGAAGGGCTATTGGATCGATACGTATGAAGTGACGAACAAGGCATATGGGGCATTTGTGGAGGATGGCGGGTACACAACAGAGGCTCACTGGTCACCAGACGGATTGAAGTGGCTAAAGCGACAGAACGTCTCGAAACTCCCCCTCCCCTGTGAATTTAGCGAGGATGATTTCCCCCGTCTGTGCGTTACATGGTACGAGGCGGAAGCCTATGCTCATTGGCGGGGTGGACGATTGCCTACAGAGGCGGAATGGGAATTTGCTGCACGGGGGACGGAATCCCTGATGTACCCCTGGGGGAACGAGTTTGACCCTCTAAAAGCGAATGTGGTGGGGACAAAAGCGCCAATGCCGGTAGGGAGCTATCCAGAGGGTATTAGTTGGGTTGGCGCTCATGATATGGCGGGCAATGCGATGGAATGGGTGGCAGACTGGCTAAGCGCGGATTACCCTCGGTTGAAGATCAAAGAGGATCCAACAGGCCCCGAAAGCGGACTGAGGAAGATGGAAAAAGGTGGCTGGTGGGGGAGCAATGGCTTTGTTGCCCGTTCCGCGTACAAACACTTTGAAGACCCGCCCAACTATCAAGATCACCATATTGGCTTCCGCATCGTGACGCCTTTGGAGGAAAGCATCGCGGAGAAACAACCATGA